One genomic region from Natrinema caseinilyticum encodes:
- a CDS encoding adenylate kinase: MAQPRILILGAPGAGKGTQSAKITEEFDVDHITTGDALRANKEMDISDMDTEYDTPAEYMDRGELVPDDVVNAIVDEALNQADGFVLDGYPRNLEQAEELEDMSELDVVLYLEVGEEELVHRLTGRRLDPETGDIYHVEYNPPEDPAVEERLVQRDDDTEETVKERLSVFHENTEPVIEYYDEQGVLERVDGDQAPDGVWEDVKDTIASSA, from the coding sequence ATGGCTCAGCCACGAATCCTGATCCTGGGGGCGCCCGGGGCCGGCAAAGGAACCCAGAGTGCAAAGATCACCGAGGAGTTCGACGTCGACCACATCACCACCGGGGATGCGCTGCGAGCGAACAAGGAGATGGACATCTCCGACATGGACACCGAGTACGACACGCCGGCCGAGTACATGGATCGGGGCGAACTCGTCCCCGACGACGTCGTCAACGCCATCGTCGACGAGGCACTCAACCAGGCCGACGGCTTCGTCCTCGACGGCTACCCTCGAAACCTGGAGCAGGCTGAGGAACTCGAGGACATGTCCGAACTCGACGTCGTCCTCTATCTCGAGGTCGGCGAGGAGGAACTCGTCCACCGGCTGACCGGCCGGCGACTCGACCCCGAGACCGGCGACATCTACCACGTCGAGTACAACCCGCCCGAAGACCCGGCGGTCGAAGAGCGACTCGTCCAGCGCGACGACGACACCGAGGAGACGGTCAAAGAGCGACTGTCGGTTTTCCACGAGAACACCGAACCCGTCATCGAGTACTACGACGAACAGGGAGTCCTCGAGCGCGTCGACGGTGATCAGGCACCCGACGGCGTCTGGGAGGACGTGAAGGATACTATCGCGAGCAGCGCGTAA
- a CDS encoding amino acid permease — MSDEELAKDLGPLAALTIGVGTMIGAGIFVLPGEAVAAAGPLAAIAFVLGGGIALLTAFSASELGTAMPKSGGAYFYVNRALGPLFGSIAGWGNWIGLAFASAFYVYGFGEYIVRMAGISFGPVELYVLSLSAAQLIGLGAAFLFITVNYVGAKETGTLQNVIVITLVAILTVFTAFGVLNADLQTLRPIVPPDEGFTPLLPVTGLIFVSYLGFVQITSVAEEIKDPGRNLPRAVIGSVVLVTAIYALVLLAVLAAVETSLVANNDTAVVDVASRLIGPIGAAALLLGGLLATASSANASILASSRINFAMGRNKLVSPELNEIHPRYGTPYRSIAVTGGFIVLFLLIGDIRTLSTAGSVLHLVIYGLLNVALIVMREVGPEEYDPDYRVPFYPVTPILGAVLSVALIAFIDPRVIGLCAAFVVVAALWYLVYARDKTEDQGVLGEFILHRADEMPEPAVTAATTVKPDGGAYRVMVPLANPDHETDLITLASAIANQRDGTVVATHIVQVPDQTPLEKGADRVDQLDAESEQLLDRARRDAETFGVDVETKTILSHRTFEEVFDAARTNEADLVVMGWGPHAHGRAEQRIDELTGGLPCDFLVLKDRGFDASRILVPTAGGPDSELGASVARLLAAEYDGDVSLLYVRDDDESMAEAESFLEEWAIDNDLESANRVVESGDPRSAIERAADDHTMLVIGATERGLLSRLVSHSIISDVTEAVDCSVLLAEKRHDRSLRERLFGWR, encoded by the coding sequence ATGAGTGACGAAGAATTAGCGAAGGACCTCGGACCGTTGGCCGCGCTGACAATCGGCGTCGGGACGATGATCGGGGCCGGTATCTTCGTGTTGCCCGGCGAGGCCGTCGCGGCGGCGGGGCCGCTGGCTGCAATCGCGTTCGTCCTCGGCGGCGGAATCGCCCTGCTGACGGCGTTTTCGGCGAGCGAACTCGGGACGGCCATGCCGAAATCGGGCGGTGCGTACTTCTACGTCAACCGGGCGCTCGGTCCCCTGTTCGGATCGATCGCGGGCTGGGGGAACTGGATCGGCCTCGCGTTCGCATCGGCGTTTTACGTCTACGGATTCGGCGAGTACATCGTTCGCATGGCCGGCATCTCGTTCGGACCGGTCGAACTGTACGTTCTCTCGTTGTCCGCCGCACAGTTGATCGGGCTCGGGGCGGCGTTTCTCTTTATCACCGTCAACTACGTCGGCGCGAAGGAAACCGGTACCCTCCAGAACGTCATCGTCATCACGCTCGTCGCCATTTTGACGGTCTTTACCGCGTTCGGAGTCCTGAACGCCGACCTCCAGACACTTCGGCCGATCGTCCCACCGGACGAGGGGTTTACCCCCCTCCTCCCGGTGACCGGACTGATCTTCGTCTCGTATCTCGGCTTCGTCCAGATCACGTCCGTCGCCGAAGAGATCAAGGATCCCGGTCGAAACCTCCCTCGAGCGGTCATCGGCAGCGTCGTCCTCGTGACGGCCATCTACGCCCTGGTCCTGCTCGCCGTACTCGCCGCCGTCGAGACCTCCCTCGTCGCCAACAACGATACGGCGGTCGTCGACGTCGCGAGCCGGCTCATCGGACCGATCGGTGCCGCAGCACTCCTGCTCGGAGGCCTGCTAGCGACGGCATCCTCCGCGAACGCGTCCATCCTCGCATCGTCACGGATCAACTTCGCGATGGGACGGAACAAGCTCGTCAGTCCGGAACTGAACGAGATCCACCCCCGGTACGGGACTCCCTACCGGTCGATCGCGGTCACGGGCGGCTTCATCGTTCTGTTCCTGTTGATCGGAGATATCCGAACGCTCTCGACGGCCGGCAGCGTTCTCCACCTCGTCATCTACGGGCTGTTGAACGTCGCGTTGATCGTGATGCGCGAAGTCGGACCGGAGGAGTACGATCCGGACTACCGCGTTCCGTTCTACCCGGTGACGCCGATTCTCGGTGCGGTGTTGTCGGTCGCCCTGATCGCGTTCATCGATCCGCGCGTGATCGGCCTCTGTGCCGCGTTCGTGGTCGTCGCGGCGCTGTGGTATCTCGTCTACGCCCGGGACAAGACCGAAGACCAGGGCGTCCTCGGCGAGTTTATCCTCCACCGGGCCGACGAAATGCCCGAACCAGCGGTCACCGCGGCCACGACCGTCAAACCCGACGGCGGCGCCTACCGCGTGATGGTTCCGCTCGCCAACCCTGATCACGAAACGGATCTGATCACGCTCGCGAGTGCGATCGCGAACCAGCGCGACGGCACGGTCGTCGCGACCCACATCGTCCAGGTTCCCGATCAGACGCCGCTCGAGAAGGGTGCCGATCGCGTCGACCAGCTCGACGCCGAATCCGAGCAGTTGCTCGATCGCGCCCGTCGAGACGCCGAGACGTTCGGTGTCGACGTCGAGACGAAAACGATCCTCTCACACCGTACGTTCGAAGAAGTCTTCGACGCCGCACGGACGAACGAGGCGGACCTCGTCGTGATGGGATGGGGCCCGCACGCACACGGGCGGGCCGAACAACGGATAGACGAACTCACCGGCGGCCTCCCCTGTGACTTCCTCGTTCTCAAGGACCGAGGATTCGACGCCTCGCGAATCCTCGTTCCGACGGCCGGCGGGCCCGACTCGGAACTCGGCGCCAGCGTCGCCCGGCTGCTCGCGGCCGAGTACGACGGAGACGTATCGCTGTTGTACGTTCGCGACGACGACGAATCGATGGCCGAGGCCGAATCGTTCCTCGAGGAGTGGGCGATCGACAACGATCTCGAGTCCGCGAACAGAGTGGTCGAGAGCGGCGATCCCCGGAGCGCGATCGAACGAGCGGCCGACGACCACACGATGCTGGTGATCGGCGCGACCGAACGAGGGCTCCTCTCGCGCCTCGTGAGCCATTCGATAATCAGCGACGTCACCGAAGCCGTCGACTGTTCGGTTCTGCTCGCCGAGAAACGACACGACCGATCGCTTCGCGAACGGTTGTTCGGCTGGCGATAG
- the coxB gene encoding cytochrome c oxidase subunit II, whose protein sequence is MNTIYSALTTPLQQARTRVDVFQEIFLVFLALGTLVGIVVVAYTLYNAYKYRDTGESDTDENLPSVGELPTGGKGGKKLFLSFGISAIIVISLVVWTYSMLLYVEDPGQQEEKFNVEVTGDGFAWFFEYENGIQTTSTLRVPADERIWVNVTSGDVWHAFGIPDQRVKADAIPGEYDTTWFEAEDAGETHEIKCYELCGEFHTSMTGEVRVMEPDAFDEWMNSQLTMSYTVEDANETPVTEGYELTVEHQERGFEQTYSADQFENGTIEITEIEYGGRYNATLTSTDGQFEPITKEIDMTGPVSETFTLEGMNTTDSNTNGNETQSNDGGGN, encoded by the coding sequence GTGAATACAATCTACAGCGCACTTACGACCCCGCTGCAGCAGGCTCGCACTCGAGTTGACGTGTTCCAGGAGATCTTTCTGGTCTTCCTCGCACTCGGGACGCTCGTCGGCATCGTCGTCGTCGCGTATACATTGTACAACGCGTACAAGTATCGCGATACCGGCGAGAGCGACACCGACGAGAACCTGCCATCGGTCGGGGAGTTACCGACAGGCGGAAAGGGCGGCAAGAAACTGTTTCTCTCGTTCGGCATCAGCGCGATCATCGTCATTTCGCTGGTCGTCTGGACGTACAGCATGCTGTTGTACGTCGAAGATCCCGGTCAGCAGGAGGAGAAATTCAACGTCGAAGTCACCGGAGACGGCTTCGCGTGGTTCTTCGAGTACGAAAACGGAATCCAGACGACGAGTACGCTCCGCGTTCCAGCCGACGAACGAATCTGGGTGAACGTGACGTCAGGTGACGTCTGGCACGCGTTCGGTATACCCGATCAACGGGTGAAAGCCGACGCGATTCCGGGCGAGTACGACACCACCTGGTTCGAAGCGGAAGATGCTGGCGAAACCCACGAGATCAAGTGCTACGAGCTCTGTGGCGAGTTCCACACGTCGATGACCGGTGAGGTTCGGGTCATGGAACCCGACGCGTTCGACGAGTGGATGAACAGTCAGCTGACGATGTCCTACACGGTCGAGGACGCGAACGAGACACCCGTGACGGAGGGGTACGAGCTGACCGTCGAACATCAGGAGCGTGGCTTCGAGCAGACGTACTCGGCCGACCAGTTCGAGAACGGGACGATCGAGATCACCGAAATCGAGTACGGAGGTCGCTACAACGCGACGCTCACGTCGACCGACGGCCAGTTCGAACCGATCACGAAAGAGATCGATATGACCGGCCCGGTCAGCGAAACCTTCACGCTCGAGGGAATGAATACGACTGACAGTAACACGAATGGAAACGAAACGCAATCGAATGACGGAGGTGGGAACTGA
- a CDS encoding cbb3-type cytochrome c oxidase subunit I has product MSDLPPKRSIKRWLVTTNHKDVGILYLGTAMFFLLFGGVLALLFRAHLWVPGGTGLLSNDQYYQAVTGHGLLMVFWFLSPIASGFANYFIPLQIGAKDLAFPRLNALSYWFYLFSGVLMGISFFQGGSFSGGWTMYSPLNVPMYNSVMEVTAGSNGTILALTLFVISITMGTVNFLTTMHRSRAEGLGLWNMPMFSWSWLLTIWMMLFAFAALLAAVLLLSIDRLFLTQYFATNEGSSLMWAHVFWFFGHPEVYIVFFPALGIMFETFQTFTGRRLVGRKWVIIAMVLVAVQSFLVWMHHMFLSTINLPIKTLFMATTIGISLPFDLMVFAMIYTMVKGRVRFTTPFLFSLGALLLFILGGITGVFLGAVVLDYEFRGTYWVVAHFHYVMVSGVTALVGGLYYWWPKMTGKMYSETLGKLSFAVYFVGFNLLYFPMFLAWETPRRVFHYPEGTQLFHQLATVGSFVLGAAFLLVFITLGKSLVDGPDAPDNPWTYSRTAEWAIPSPPPLENWPDRPSYASGSLEFVDDAATATDGGVAHGKEAAGAVTVSHEEEHADHASIWPFGIGVATATFFLGLSGMTPYIYSFVSEHMHAGDFVTLSDSAPAKSIVYPALTAIGIGLLGVTLFQFGREQFDAPEMGVAERWPFGGINNGKLGVWFFLASDVVVFGAAIGAFIFMRIHGGWGNWHLESITMAGLFNTYVLLTSSFAVVLAHVMAERGNKKGLLASLSVTVLLGLVFMSVKAFEYSSKFADGHYWFSGIEYSLYFVTTGLHALHVILGLLIALFMIYRVVSIDAYLEDHMPVEYFGLYWHFVDIVWVFLFPLFYLM; this is encoded by the coding sequence ATGAGTGACCTTCCGCCGAAGCGATCGATCAAGCGGTGGCTGGTTACGACGAATCACAAGGACGTGGGAATCCTGTACCTGGGGACGGCCATGTTCTTCCTGTTGTTCGGCGGCGTTCTCGCGCTGCTGTTTCGCGCACACCTGTGGGTGCCCGGCGGGACGGGGCTGCTCTCGAACGACCAGTACTACCAGGCGGTGACCGGTCACGGTCTGTTGATGGTCTTCTGGTTCCTCTCGCCGATCGCGTCCGGCTTTGCGAACTACTTCATCCCGCTGCAGATCGGGGCGAAGGACCTCGCGTTCCCCCGCCTGAACGCCCTGAGTTACTGGTTCTACCTGTTCTCGGGCGTCCTCATGGGAATCTCGTTCTTCCAGGGTGGATCGTTCTCCGGCGGCTGGACGATGTACTCACCGCTGAACGTTCCCATGTACAACTCCGTGATGGAGGTGACGGCGGGCAGTAACGGAACCATCCTCGCGTTGACCCTGTTCGTCATCTCGATTACGATGGGGACGGTCAACTTCCTGACGACGATGCATCGGTCCCGCGCCGAGGGCCTCGGCCTGTGGAACATGCCGATGTTCTCCTGGTCGTGGCTGCTGACGATCTGGATGATGCTGTTCGCCTTCGCGGCGCTGCTGGCGGCGGTTCTGCTGCTGTCGATCGACCGCCTGTTCCTCACGCAGTACTTCGCGACGAACGAGGGCTCGAGCCTGATGTGGGCGCACGTGTTCTGGTTCTTCGGCCACCCGGAGGTGTACATCGTCTTCTTCCCCGCGCTCGGGATCATGTTCGAGACGTTCCAGACGTTCACCGGTCGGCGACTCGTCGGCCGCAAGTGGGTCATCATCGCGATGGTTCTCGTCGCGGTCCAGTCGTTCCTCGTCTGGATGCACCACATGTTCCTGTCGACGATCAACCTCCCGATCAAGACGCTGTTCATGGCGACGACGATCGGGATCTCGCTGCCGTTCGACCTGATGGTCTTCGCGATGATCTACACGATGGTCAAGGGGCGCGTCCGATTTACGACGCCGTTCCTGTTCTCGCTCGGTGCGCTCTTGCTGTTCATCCTGGGCGGGATTACGGGCGTCTTCCTGGGTGCCGTCGTCCTCGACTACGAGTTCCGGGGCACCTACTGGGTCGTCGCCCACTTCCACTACGTGATGGTCTCGGGCGTCACGGCGCTGGTCGGCGGCCTCTACTACTGGTGGCCCAAGATGACCGGCAAGATGTACTCCGAGACGCTCGGGAAACTCAGCTTCGCCGTCTACTTCGTCGGGTTCAACCTGCTTTACTTCCCGATGTTCCTCGCCTGGGAGACGCCGCGGCGGGTCTTCCACTACCCCGAGGGAACGCAGTTGTTCCACCAGCTAGCGACGGTCGGGTCGTTCGTCCTCGGCGCAGCGTTCCTCCTCGTGTTCATCACGCTCGGAAAGAGCCTCGTGGACGGCCCCGACGCGCCCGACAACCCGTGGACGTACTCCCGAACGGCCGAGTGGGCGATTCCCTCGCCACCGCCGCTCGAGAACTGGCCTGACCGGCCCAGCTACGCCAGCGGATCGCTCGAGTTCGTCGACGACGCGGCGACTGCGACCGACGGCGGCGTCGCGCACGGAAAAGAAGCGGCCGGAGCGGTGACGGTCAGCCACGAGGAAGAACACGCCGATCACGCGAGTATCTGGCCGTTCGGCATCGGGGTCGCCACCGCGACGTTCTTCCTCGGCTTGAGCGGGATGACGCCGTACATCTACTCGTTCGTCAGCGAGCACATGCACGCCGGCGATTTCGTGACGCTGTCGGACTCGGCACCGGCAAAGAGCATCGTCTACCCGGCGCTGACCGCGATCGGGATCGGCCTCCTCGGGGTCACGCTGTTCCAGTTCGGACGCGAGCAGTTCGACGCTCCGGAGATGGGGGTCGCCGAGCGATGGCCGTTCGGCGGCATCAACAACGGGAAGCTCGGCGTCTGGTTCTTCCTGGCGTCGGACGTCGTGGTCTTCGGTGCCGCGATCGGTGCGTTCATCTTCATGCGCATCCACGGCGGCTGGGGTAACTGGCATCTCGAGTCGATCACCATGGCCGGCCTGTTCAACACGTACGTCCTGTTGACCTCGAGTTTCGCGGTCGTCCTGGCGCACGTGATGGCCGAACGCGGAAACAAGAAGGGACTGCTCGCATCGCTCAGTGTCACGGTCCTCCTCGGACTCGTGTTCATGAGCGTCAAGGCCTTCGAGTACAGCAGCAAGTTCGCAGACGGTCACTACTGGTTCAGCGGGATCGAGTACTCGCTGTACTTCGTGACGACCGGCCTGCACGCGCTGCACGTCATCCTCGGGCTGTTGATCGCCCTGTTCATGATCTATCGCGTCGTCTCGATCGACGCCTACCTCGAGGATCACATGCCGGTCGAGTACTTCGGGCTCTACTGGCACTTCGTGGACATCGTCTGGGTGTTCCTCTTCCCGCTGTTCTACCTGATGTAG
- a CDS encoding DUF7410 domain-containing protein — translation MAIDGTLEREYDVPADETPGATCPYCSRPFRSERYVTFHIGVEHADVCSPDEREAFDDERDDEEYELFTFHFKAAISVFLVYFLFTFVYALVWAG, via the coding sequence ATGGCGATCGACGGAACGCTCGAGCGAGAGTACGACGTCCCCGCGGACGAAACGCCCGGCGCGACCTGTCCGTACTGCAGTCGGCCGTTTCGATCCGAGCGATACGTGACGTTTCACATCGGTGTCGAACACGCCGACGTTTGCTCCCCAGACGAACGTGAGGCGTTCGACGACGAACGGGACGACGAGGAATACGAACTGTTTACGTTCCACTTCAAGGCGGCCATCTCCGTCTTTCTGGTCTACTTCCTGTTTACGTTCGTCTATGCCCTCGTCTGGGCGGGGTAA